From a single Intestinibaculum porci genomic region:
- a CDS encoding radical SAM mobile pair system MarR family transcriptional regulator, which produces MEMNGGFLVTKIKQLGDRIFEKILSEKNIDAFNGAQGRILYVLWQEDGISIRSLSTKCGLAITSLTTMLERMENQGLISRVQSETDKRKTLLFLTEKAHALKGEYDSVSDEMGSIYYKGFSEEEMYCVTL; this is translated from the coding sequence ATGGAAATGAATGGAGGATTTCTTGTCACTAAAATAAAACAGCTTGGAGACCGGATTTTCGAGAAGATTCTCAGTGAAAAGAATATTGATGCGTTTAATGGAGCCCAGGGACGTATTCTTTATGTGCTGTGGCAGGAGGATGGTATCTCAATCAGGTCACTCTCGACTAAATGCGGATTAGCGATAACATCTCTTACTACGATGCTGGAAAGAATGGAAAATCAAGGGCTGATAAGCCGTGTTCAGTCTGAAACGGACAAAAGAAAAACACTCCTGTTTCTGACTGAGAAAGCACATGCCTTAAAGGGCGAGTACGATTCTGTATCTGATGAGATGGGCAGTATTTACTACAAAGGTTTTTCAGAGGAAGAAATGTATTGCGTCACTTTATAG
- a CDS encoding IS1634 family transposase produces MAYFLKQTQNKKGTYLQIYSSFYNPEKKQTSHKSFKPIGYVDDLKKQGISDPVSYYKEEIKKMNADRQSEIRDKKSQKVSDTLPIKYYGYFPIRSINNRLGLDRDLCILQLPYNFKFNVFELLSSLVYARVISPCSKHKTFFDVLPYLIDETSFSRDQMYEGLRFLGIEYERIIEIYNHKIQLIYGRNTDHTYFDCTNFFFEIDKEDDLRRKGPSKEKRTDPIVGMGLLLDNKQIPIGMKIYPGNMSEKPIYREVIQGLKDRNNIKGKTIRVADKGLNCTANIMDAILCGDGYLFSKSVKTLPEKEKTWVLLDNDYVEVKDKNDNLLYKTKSCIDEFPYMITDNNGKKTKVMLCEKRVVTYNPSLAKKQIAEIDKEVNKALNASLSSAKRAEYGSKSKYMDFITVDKDGKGTDGNIKISVNMEAVEKAKRLAGYNLLVTSELKMTDEEIYNNYHNLWRIEESFRMMKSAFDARPVYLQREDSIIGHFLICYIAVLLMRLLQIEELDDQFGYQELIDYMRSATAVDLKGQYMVNLTKKSDVMLRLKKKIGRPIDNYYLTNKDIKNILNYKFR; encoded by the coding sequence ATGGCTTATTTTTTAAAGCAGACACAGAATAAGAAAGGGACATATTTGCAGATCTACAGCAGCTTCTATAACCCTGAAAAGAAGCAGACTTCTCACAAATCTTTTAAGCCCATCGGCTATGTTGATGATCTGAAAAAACAGGGTATCAGTGATCCTGTCAGCTACTACAAAGAAGAAATTAAAAAGATGAATGCGGATCGCCAAAGTGAAATAAGGGATAAAAAGTCCCAAAAGGTTTCTGATACTCTGCCTATTAAGTATTATGGCTATTTCCCAATCAGATCCATTAATAATAGACTTGGTCTCGACAGGGATTTATGCATTTTACAGCTCCCGTATAATTTTAAATTTAATGTTTTTGAGCTTTTATCTTCGCTTGTTTATGCGCGAGTAATATCTCCATGCTCTAAACATAAGACATTTTTTGATGTTCTCCCCTATTTAATTGATGAAACATCGTTTTCAAGAGATCAGATGTATGAAGGCCTACGTTTTTTGGGTATTGAATACGAGCGCATCATTGAAATTTACAACCATAAAATTCAGCTGATTTATGGCAGAAATACCGATCATACATACTTTGACTGTACTAACTTTTTCTTTGAAATAGATAAAGAGGATGATCTTCGCAGAAAAGGACCATCCAAAGAGAAGAGAACTGATCCGATTGTCGGGATGGGACTTCTTCTGGATAATAAGCAGATCCCTATCGGCATGAAAATTTATCCCGGCAACATGAGTGAAAAGCCGATTTACAGAGAGGTTATTCAGGGTCTGAAGGACCGTAATAATATTAAAGGCAAAACAATCAGAGTGGCTGACAAGGGATTAAACTGTACTGCTAATATCATGGATGCGATACTCTGCGGTGACGGCTATCTTTTTTCCAAAAGCGTCAAGACCCTTCCAGAAAAAGAGAAAACCTGGGTCCTTCTCGATAATGATTATGTGGAAGTGAAAGACAAGAATGATAATCTTCTCTATAAGACAAAATCATGTATAGATGAATTCCCTTATATGATCACTGATAATAATGGAAAGAAGACAAAGGTTATGCTATGTGAGAAGCGAGTTGTCACATATAATCCTTCATTAGCCAAAAAACAAATCGCTGAAATTGATAAGGAAGTCAACAAAGCTTTAAATGCATCGTTAAGCTCCGCGAAAAGAGCTGAATATGGCAGCAAAAGCAAATATATGGATTTTATAACGGTTGATAAGGACGGAAAAGGCACCGATGGCAACATAAAAATCAGTGTTAATATGGAAGCGGTAGAAAAAGCCAAGCGTCTAGCGGGCTACAATCTTCTTGTGACCTCAGAACTAAAAATGACTGATGAGGAAATCTATAACAATTACCATAATTTATGGAGAATTGAGGAATCATTTAGAATGATGAAGTCAGCGTTTGACGCCAGACCAGTATATCTTCAAAGAGAAGACAGTATTATTGGACACTTCCTGATTTGTTACATTGCGGTATTACTTATGAGATTACTGCAGATTGAGGAATTAGATGACCAGTTTGGCTATCAGGAGCTGATAGACTATATGCGAAGCGCAACCGCTGTTGATCTGAAGGGACAGTATATGGTCAACCTCACCAAGAAATCCGACGTAATGCTTAGACTCAAAAAGAAGATAGGCAGACCAATAGATAATTATTACTTAACGAATAAAGACATTAAAAATATTTTAAATTACAAATTCCGTTAA